Proteins from a single region of Candidatus Puniceispirillum marinum IMCC1322:
- a CDS encoding SIR2 family protein: protein MTRVYNIDVTENECVKCLGDAISPYIQSGNINFLIGAGTSRPAINVLGNIEKTINKNLEAGEDEKANLEAFKFIRDMVAVDQSSGDTFETYVNFLKLLDDILFKRQTPLLPRQATIFSTNYDLFIEHACTIVPSLILNDGFDRNVPLGKPVPFTPEKYFDRVYRSSSVYGHSAEMPSINLCKLHGSLSWSIIENSVKLRQTAIELSSIKETDADGIRSALEQLALILPNLNKFNKTLLEGTYYDLLRIFANALDRENSVLLVLGFSFDDEHILNITKRALRNPTLKILIFAFNEDESKKYRKKFEAHRNVTIITPINKQKIKFKTFISILGAIMPHRGSDT from the coding sequence ATGACACGGGTTTACAACATTGATGTAACTGAAAATGAGTGCGTAAAGTGCCTCGGTGACGCTATTTCGCCTTATATCCAATCTGGAAACATTAACTTCTTGATTGGTGCGGGTACCTCGAGGCCAGCCATAAACGTCCTCGGCAATATCGAGAAAACTATAAATAAAAATTTGGAAGCAGGAGAAGATGAAAAAGCAAACCTCGAGGCCTTCAAATTCATTCGAGACATGGTAGCTGTTGATCAGTCAAGCGGCGACACATTCGAAACCTATGTCAACTTTCTCAAACTTCTTGACGACATTCTTTTCAAGCGCCAGACTCCACTTCTTCCCAGACAGGCCACGATCTTCTCGACCAATTACGATCTGTTTATCGAGCACGCTTGCACCATTGTTCCGTCTCTGATCCTGAATGATGGTTTTGATCGGAACGTACCTTTAGGCAAACCTGTTCCTTTCACACCAGAAAAGTATTTCGACAGGGTTTATCGGTCATCATCGGTCTATGGCCACTCTGCCGAGATGCCGTCAATTAACCTGTGCAAGCTTCATGGGTCACTTTCATGGAGCATCATCGAAAACTCCGTCAAATTGAGACAGACCGCGATTGAGCTTTCTAGCATAAAGGAGACGGACGCCGATGGCATCCGTAGTGCCTTGGAACAGCTCGCACTTATTCTTCCGAATCTAAACAAGTTCAACAAGACGCTGCTTGAAGGCACCTATTACGATCTACTTCGAATTTTTGCCAATGCACTGGATCGAGAAAATTCCGTGCTTCTTGTCTTAGGATTTTCTTTTGATGACGAGCACATCCTTAATATTACAAAGCGAGCACTTAGAAACCCCACTTTGAAAATTCTGATCTTCGCGTTCAATGAAGATGAATCTAAGAAGTATAGGAAGAAATTTGAGGCTCATAGAAACGTCACTATTATCACGCCGATCAATAAGCAAAAGATTAAGTTCAAAACATTCATTTCCATACTCGGTGCCATAATGCCTCACCGTGGTTCCGATACATGA
- the mobF gene encoding MobF family relaxase: MVASFSSLGSASATTGYFEKDGYYARDDPEHRQASFWYGRGAEELGLAAPRDDPDARARHIDAEDFRSILEGYVPDTDIRLGHKRDGEHKHRPGFDLTLSAPKSVSLAALLHGDKRVIAAHDAAVKATLDHVEQNYLQVRIHDPATGRKPRFNAPHLIAGVFRHEASRNLDPQLHSHAVIANMVRDNEGKWRSVEPTEIFQNKKLLGAFYRNELAGNLIELGYKLDPLQLGTMQSFEISGYDKALRDAFSTRRQDILKYMDERGWEKNEKMAQRAALITRGRKNEPDRALMHAQWGERLAELQRDGIGLGITTPRRTAALAERVAAMNTPDMRNEIAQGALAWALAHLEERKTVFTHPELVATALSQTPGKTGLDEIETGLTGLKNSGRVIDAVIPDRRSDRAMAVLTTDRAIETERDILQRLEHGRGGGGSVPVTRDLEQTLTSGQLTSGQQDAIRTILQSDDKIIGIQGRAGTGKTHMLNTVVDLAEDAKIFGLAPTASAARTLEAEAQIPAGTLQGFLMRNAGLADGSMDPARVATIKARLDGAIIVVDEASLASAVEMRDLLQITDKLDLQRLVLVGDTRQLNGVGAGAPFRLMQQAGMETASMRDIVRQRDPLLKDAVHEASLGRGEAALEMLKESVIETDKQSLSIEAAEQWLELGDDERAATLLVAPMRHQRDEINEHIREALVDDGTIHGDVMEITRLDSYCMTRAQKQDPANYQAGDKVVFAVDSNRTGLKANEIYTVADHDERFVTLVDGDGEMRCFDPGGGIVTRRDIASRLDVFEPVEMSLQAGDHIRWTRNDNARGLINARQAEVTDITSEQGIQSVHMRTNDGRTLSLDHDDPQLGHCDYAFASTAHGAQGQTMDRVIAVMDSDHVALSNQKTFYVEISRARDEVTIVTDDRLQLADTLASNSGEMASALEAIGEVTTREAPAAPALDVNHDRVTDIATAEMTPTEPMLERYDEPPPPTHEAEYGETVRHEPTSEDGSIVTREREPEPTEEKTKERDIGMEMGL; encoded by the coding sequence GTGGTTGCCAGTTTTTCATCATTAGGGTCTGCATCAGCAACCACGGGCTATTTTGAAAAAGACGGCTATTATGCACGCGATGATCCGGAGCATCGGCAGGCGAGTTTCTGGTATGGACGCGGTGCCGAAGAACTTGGCCTTGCCGCCCCGCGTGATGACCCGGACGCCCGCGCCCGCCATATCGATGCCGAAGACTTCCGATCCATCCTTGAGGGCTATGTGCCGGATACCGACATCCGCCTTGGTCATAAGCGCGATGGTGAACATAAACACCGCCCGGGTTTTGACCTAACACTATCGGCGCCGAAATCGGTGTCGCTGGCGGCGTTACTGCATGGCGATAAGCGGGTCATTGCGGCGCATGATGCGGCGGTCAAAGCGACGCTCGATCATGTTGAACAAAACTATCTGCAAGTGCGCATTCACGACCCTGCCACTGGCCGTAAGCCGCGTTTTAATGCCCCGCATTTGATCGCTGGTGTGTTCCGGCATGAGGCAAGCCGTAATCTTGATCCACAGCTTCACAGCCACGCTGTCATTGCCAATATGGTGCGGGATAATGAGGGCAAATGGCGTTCCGTTGAACCAACCGAGATATTTCAGAATAAAAAGCTGCTTGGGGCGTTCTACCGCAATGAACTGGCGGGCAACCTGATCGAACTGGGCTACAAGCTCGATCCGTTGCAACTTGGCACTATGCAGTCCTTTGAGATATCCGGCTATGACAAGGCGTTGCGTGATGCCTTTTCCACCCGCCGTCAGGACATTCTGAAATATATGGATGAACGCGGATGGGAGAAAAATGAGAAGATGGCGCAGCGCGCGGCGCTGATCACAAGAGGGCGCAAGAATGAACCCGACCGTGCTTTAATGCATGCGCAATGGGGCGAACGGCTGGCCGAATTACAACGTGACGGTATAGGGCTTGGCATCACCACCCCGCGCCGGACAGCGGCATTGGCCGAACGGGTGGCGGCGATGAACACGCCCGATATGCGTAATGAGATAGCGCAGGGCGCACTGGCCTGGGCGCTTGCGCATCTGGAAGAACGCAAAACCGTATTCACGCATCCTGAGCTGGTTGCAACGGCTTTAAGTCAGACACCGGGTAAGACCGGACTGGATGAAATTGAGACGGGATTGACCGGTCTTAAGAATTCGGGCCGTGTGATCGACGCTGTTATCCCCGATCGGCGATCTGATCGGGCTATGGCCGTTTTGACCACGGATCGCGCGATTGAGACTGAACGCGATATTCTGCAACGGCTTGAGCATGGACGTGGCGGCGGCGGTTCTGTCCCTGTCACACGTGATCTGGAACAGACACTGACAAGCGGGCAACTAACATCCGGACAGCAGGATGCGATCCGCACTATTTTGCAAAGTGATGACAAAATCATTGGCATTCAGGGGCGGGCGGGTACAGGTAAGACGCATATGCTCAACACCGTGGTTGATCTTGCCGAGGATGCCAAAATTTTCGGCTTGGCACCAACGGCCTCGGCCGCGCGTACGCTGGAAGCCGAAGCACAGATACCCGCCGGTACGCTGCAAGGGTTTTTAATGCGTAATGCTGGGCTTGCCGATGGCAGTATGGATCCGGCGCGGGTGGCGACGATCAAAGCCAGATTAGACGGTGCCATCATTGTCGTTGATGAGGCCTCGCTCGCCAGCGCGGTGGAAATGCGTGATCTGCTACAGATCACTGACAAACTTGATCTACAGCGTCTGGTGCTGGTTGGTGACACACGGCAACTGAACGGTGTTGGTGCGGGTGCGCCTTTTCGGCTGATGCAACAGGCGGGCATGGAAACGGCCAGTATGCGTGACATTGTACGCCAGCGTGATCCGTTGCTGAAAGACGCCGTGCATGAGGCCAGCCTTGGGCGCGGCGAAGCGGCGCTGGAGATGCTGAAAGAGTCAGTGATCGAAACGGACAAACAATCTTTATCCATTGAAGCGGCGGAACAATGGCTGGAGCTTGGAGATGACGAACGTGCGGCCACTTTGCTGGTGGCACCGATGCGTCATCAGCGCGATGAGATTAACGAACATATCCGTGAGGCACTGGTCGATGATGGCACAATTCATGGTGATGTGATGGAGATTACGCGGCTGGATTCTTATTGTATGACGCGCGCACAAAAACAGGATCCGGCAAATTATCAGGCAGGTGACAAAGTGGTCTTCGCCGTTGACAGCAACCGGACTGGCCTGAAGGCAAATGAGATATATACCGTTGCCGATCATGATGAACGATTTGTCACACTCGTGGATGGTGATGGTGAGATGCGCTGCTTTGACCCTGGTGGCGGCATCGTCACCCGCCGTGATATAGCATCACGGCTTGATGTGTTTGAACCGGTGGAGATGTCACTGCAGGCGGGCGATCATATACGCTGGACGCGCAATGATAATGCGCGTGGTTTGATTAACGCCCGGCAGGCAGAAGTGACAGACATCACATCCGAGCAGGGCATCCAGTCGGTTCATATGCGTACCAATGATGGGCGCACCCTGTCACTGGATCACGATGATCCGCAGCTTGGCCATTGCGATTATGCCTTTGCCAGCACGGCACATGGCGCGCAGGGTCAGACAATGGACAGGGTGATCGCGGTGATGGACAGTGACCATGTCGCGCTTAGTAACCAGAAGACCTTTTATGTCGAGATCAGCCGCGCGCGTGATGAAGTGACCATCGTGACCGATGACCGGCTACAGCTTGCCGACACGCTGGCAAGCAACAGCGGCGAGATGGCCTCGGCGCTGGAGGCGATTGGTGAGGTAACGACAAGAGAGGCACCAGCGGCACCCGCCCTTGATGTGAACCATGACAGGGTAACAGATATCGCTACTGCCGAAATGACGCCCACCGAACCAATGCTGGAGCGGTATGACGAGCCGCCCCCACCAACGCATGAGGCTGAATATGGTGAGACGGTTCGGCATGAACCGACAAGCGAAGACGGATCAATTGTTACGCGTGAGAGAGAGCCGGAGCCGACAGAAGAAAAAACCAAGGAACGAGACATAGGCATGGAGATGGGGCTGTGA
- a CDS encoding DNA repair exonuclease yields MKNRTKPERTSISMTPSEMAQIREWATERGLSVSHFLKDAADAYVRNEDENNKDYSAEKQTALTVNISNRLTDIERVLDRLKTELVAEQDPDQPDPQSTEIAQAQEVFQSLHAELRRILQTLAIETDRAAKINTAQEHQLRLLLAANDDPNKHRTFTERLMRKMRL; encoded by the coding sequence ATGAAGAATCGGACGAAACCCGAAAGAACCTCCATCTCGATGACGCCCTCTGAGATGGCACAAATCAGAGAATGGGCAACTGAACGCGGCCTGTCGGTTTCGCATTTCCTGAAAGACGCGGCAGACGCCTATGTTCGCAACGAGGATGAAAACAACAAGGACTATAGCGCAGAAAAACAGACCGCGCTTACGGTGAATATCTCGAACCGCCTGACGGATATCGAACGGGTGCTTGATCGTCTGAAAACGGAGCTTGTGGCTGAACAGGATCCCGACCAGCCGGACCCGCAATCAACCGAGATCGCGCAGGCGCAGGAGGTTTTTCAGTCACTCCATGCCGAATTACGCCGTATTCTTCAGACGCTTGCCATCGAAACGGACAGGGCGGCGAAGATCAACACGGCGCAGGAACATCAGCTCCGTCTGCTGCTCGCCGCGAATGATGACCCGAACAAACACCGGACTTTTACCGAACGCCTCATGCGTAAGATGCGTCTTTGA
- a CDS encoding cadherin domain-containing protein: MPFVSTNSARFDTTTNAYQLTIAENSAVGTLIGRIAFEGESGAVGSVYFNKSGADAAKIRIEPDGSIYVASDEPLNYEAVGGPPVLDVDFSVLFIGSDGSVEQSATSGSRVATTDVDEGPTLRVEVETDPFDEHVVDRNGITDTTAFASLTGEDEDDDTVTYSLSGDHAGLFHVVDNEVRLKDVTTFDFETLGPSIDLTVTAASTGAGGGRQTTEQTITITINDVNEPIIWNHAPKTFTLAENSNASTPVGSVSAQDGDGDPVSYSMSGEHADKFDIDRDTGAITVKTGAVLDYEEFAATNGVFTFQVHAAANGPEGRTSDEEQTVTINLTDLNEPTGWNHAPRAFTLAENSVGGTPVGAVSARDGDGDPVTYSLTNTLAGKEDNEAGKFQINTTTGAITVRDNAVLDYEAQAGAPLSFKVVAIAEGPDGRTSRAEQEVTVTLSNVNEPISWNHVPRTFTIAENSTGNTPVGAVTARDGDGDPITYTKSGDDADKFDIDRDTGAITVRDNAVLDYEAQAGTPLSFTVIATASGADGRISTSEQQVTVHLSNVNEPIIWNHVPKTFTLAENSNASTPVGSVSAQDGDGDPVTYSMSGDHADKFDIDRDTGAITVRKGAVLDYEAFAATKGVFTFQVHAAANGPDGRTSNSSQTVTIDLTDLNEPTGWNHAPKTFTLAENSNASTPVGAVSARDGDGDPVSYSLSGVHADKFDIDRDTGVITVKKGAVLDYEGFAATNGVFTFQVHATANGPDGRTSSGEQTVTIDLTNIDEPPTFVDAAGQVIMSDTAAVDEGQTGAGLAALATLRAVDPDGDPVLDIYVTSHANLFHKVGDELRLRPTVELDYENLPDDAVDGVIPVRVTAVSRKPGQLPKLTHMTVNVEVGDVGPIDSVSIGTAEHPNIVQVDAAVGDVVGRVAASSPTGDAITYGLTNADSSVSRYFTIGDDGTITMKAGITDPVFLLRGYVPLTVTASAGGESESRDITIQVNSITGVHTRPFPSLAGRTKTVQLDLPSRDGDGDLLHFVPTNGMVTTANGGRYSVAADGTLTYTARAGFEGYDNVMVTYGDSRGGTSQIRMEFDVSLPTVTVVEGQSQTVTWDLLNLAGLADPSGSVRFTTLPTRGTLQVKRGENIVDVTTSMDISAADIAGGRLTYRAEANFDDAHWQTAGFTLTHQGDSRSGNVAIAVRDFDITDLQHIDDSQDSRYELKNARDVKFIDIGDRTFLLATGGKDDGVTVFEFNPATKRLTFTDSISDNTAYTLNSASVMVHVEKNGRHFVYVSGNEDDGITRFTLTSDGELEFENTPGAVVRNSQDSRYTMDGGRSLTLVQFDNADYLIAAGNSDTGYTVFRIADNGDLNFVRAVTAPVTGDNGQSLSLGSLWGGIAAEAGGQTYFVIGSETNDSLFVYRMASDGDVTLTDTLTDTSSLELDHPRFGDSFSIGGRTFLTVAAGGDDGFGIYELSAAGRLSVISSIRDSARLELDSAWDSKAFTLDGQTFIVTTGHNDDGFSIFLVQDDGTPRFLRSVADNNARQLDRTEHVFFTRADDGDLVMAVAGWRDHGISLFEIDLDDPDAANPLLTPMPEM; the protein is encoded by the coding sequence ATGCCATTCGTCAGCACTAATAGCGCGAGATTCGACACCACCACAAACGCCTATCAACTGACCATCGCCGAAAACAGCGCCGTCGGCACTCTTATCGGCAGGATCGCGTTCGAAGGTGAAAGCGGTGCTGTCGGCAGCGTCTATTTCAACAAGTCCGGCGCTGACGCGGCGAAAATCCGTATTGAGCCCGACGGCTCTATCTATGTCGCCTCGGACGAACCCCTGAATTATGAAGCCGTTGGCGGGCCACCGGTACTGGATGTTGATTTTTCCGTGCTGTTTATCGGTTCGGACGGCTCTGTTGAACAGAGTGCCACCTCCGGGTCCCGCGTAGCGACAACCGATGTCGATGAAGGGCCGACCTTGCGCGTGGAAGTGGAGACCGATCCGTTCGATGAACATGTGGTCGACAGGAACGGCATCACCGACACCACGGCCTTTGCCAGCCTCACCGGAGAGGATGAGGATGACGATACGGTGACCTACAGCCTGTCCGGCGATCATGCCGGGTTGTTCCATGTCGTCGATAACGAGGTGCGGCTGAAAGATGTCACGACATTTGATTTCGAGACGCTGGGTCCCTCGATCGACCTGACCGTCACTGCCGCATCGACCGGAGCCGGGGGCGGCAGACAGACCACCGAACAGACCATCACGATCACCATCAATGATGTGAATGAACCGATTATCTGGAACCACGCCCCGAAAACCTTCACCCTTGCCGAGAACAGCAACGCCAGCACCCCTGTCGGCAGCGTTTCGGCGCAGGATGGGGATGGTGATCCGGTCAGCTACAGCATGTCGGGCGAGCACGCCGACAAGTTCGATATCGACCGCGACACCGGCGCGATCACAGTCAAGACAGGCGCGGTGCTGGATTATGAGGAATTTGCCGCCACCAACGGCGTCTTCACCTTTCAGGTTCACGCCGCCGCCAATGGCCCGGAGGGACGCACCAGCGACGAGGAACAGACCGTCACCATCAATCTGACGGATCTGAATGAACCCACCGGCTGGAATCACGCGCCGAGGGCCTTCACCCTTGCCGAGAACAGCGTTGGCGGCACCCCCGTCGGCGCTGTATCGGCGCGTGACGGTGATGGTGATCCGGTCACCTACAGCCTGACGAATACCCTGGCCGGAAAGGAAGACAATGAGGCCGGAAAATTCCAGATCAACACCACAACCGGCGCGATCACGGTCAGGGACAATGCGGTGCTGGATTACGAGGCGCAGGCCGGCGCACCGCTGAGCTTCAAGGTCGTTGCCATCGCGGAAGGTCCGGACGGGCGGACCAGCCGGGCGGAGCAGGAGGTTACAGTCACCCTGTCGAATGTGAACGAGCCGATCTCCTGGAACCACGTCCCGCGGACCTTCACCATCGCCGAGAACAGCACCGGCAACACACCCGTCGGCGCGGTGACGGCGCGCGACGGTGACGGTGATCCGATCACCTATACCAAGTCGGGTGACGATGCTGACAAGTTCGATATCGACCGCGACACCGGCGCGATCACGGTCAGGGACAATGCGGTGCTGGATTACGAGGCACAGGCTGGCACGCCGTTGAGCTTCACCGTCATCGCCACCGCCAGCGGGGCGGACGGGCGGATCAGCACCTCGGAGCAGCAGGTCACGGTTCACCTGTCCAACGTGAATGAACCGATTATCTGGAACCACGTCCCGAAAACCTTCACCCTTGCCGAGAACAGCAACGCCAGCACCCCTGTCGGCAGCGTTTCGGCGCAGGATGGTGACGGCGATCCGGTCACCTACAGCATGTCCGGCGATCACGCCGACAAGTTCGATATCGACCGCGACACCGGCGCGATCACGGTCAGGAAAGGCGCGGTGCTGGATTATGAGGCATTTGCCGCCACCAAAGGCGTCTTCACCTTTCAGGTTCACGCCGCCGCCAATGGCCCCGATGGTCGCACCAGCAATTCATCACAGACCGTCACCATCGATCTGACGGACCTGAATGAACCGACCGGCTGGAATCACGCGCCGAAAACCTTCACCCTTGCCGAGAACAGCAACGCCAGCACCCCTGTCGGCGCGGTGTCGGCGCGCGATGGGGATGGCGATCCGGTCAGCTACAGCCTGTCCGGCGTCCATGCCGACAAGTTCGATATCGACCGCGACACCGGCGTGATCACGGTCAAGAAAGGCGCGGTGCTGGATTATGAGGGTTTTGCCGCCACCAACGGCGTCTTCACCTTTCAGGTTCACGCCACCGCCAATGGCCCGGACGGGCGCACCAGCAGCGGCGAACAGACCGTGACCATCGATCTGACCAATATAGACGAACCCCCGACATTCGTTGATGCCGCCGGACAGGTCATAATGTCCGACACGGCCGCGGTCGATGAAGGCCAGACCGGTGCGGGGCTGGCCGCGCTGGCGACATTGCGCGCAGTCGATCCCGATGGTGATCCGGTCCTTGATATCTATGTCACCTCGCATGCCAATCTGTTCCACAAGGTTGGCGATGAATTGCGCCTGCGGCCCACGGTTGAGCTGGATTATGAAAACCTGCCGGATGACGCGGTGGATGGCGTCATTCCGGTGCGGGTGACGGCGGTCAGCCGGAAGCCGGGCCAACTGCCGAAACTCACCCATATGACCGTGAATGTCGAAGTCGGGGATGTTGGACCAATCGACAGCGTCAGCATCGGCACCGCCGAACACCCGAACATCGTGCAGGTGGATGCCGCGGTTGGCGACGTTGTCGGCCGGGTGGCGGCGTCATCACCAACCGGGGATGCCATCACCTATGGCCTGACCAACGCCGATAGCAGCGTATCGCGATATTTCACCATCGGGGATGATGGCACCATCACCATGAAGGCCGGCATTACCGATCCGGTGTTTCTGTTGCGCGGTTACGTTCCGCTGACGGTGACGGCCAGCGCCGGCGGCGAGAGCGAGAGCCGGGACATAACCATCCAGGTGAACAGCATCACTGGGGTTCATACGAGACCTTTCCCCAGTCTGGCCGGGCGGACGAAGACGGTTCAGCTGGACCTGCCGTCACGCGACGGCGATGGTGACTTGCTGCATTTTGTCCCGACAAACGGTATGGTCACAACGGCCAATGGCGGCCGGTACAGCGTCGCCGCCGACGGTACCCTGACCTATACCGCCAGGGCGGGGTTTGAGGGGTACGACAACGTTATGGTGACCTATGGCGACAGCCGCGGCGGTACGTCACAAATCCGAATGGAGTTCGATGTCAGCCTGCCAACCGTAACGGTGGTTGAGGGGCAGTCGCAAACCGTGACATGGGACCTGTTGAACCTTGCCGGGCTGGCAGACCCGTCGGGCAGCGTGCGATTCACCACCCTGCCAACACGCGGGACGTTGCAGGTGAAGCGCGGTGAAAATATCGTCGACGTGACGACATCGATGGATATCAGCGCGGCCGACATCGCCGGTGGGCGGCTGACCTACCGCGCCGAGGCGAATTTCGACGATGCGCACTGGCAGACCGCCGGATTCACCCTGACGCATCAGGGCGATTCCCGGTCCGGCAATGTCGCCATCGCGGTGCGGGATTTCGACATCACCGACCTGCAGCATATCGATGACAGCCAGGATTCGCGGTATGAACTGAAAAATGCGCGTGATGTGAAGTTCATCGACATTGGTGACCGCACCTTCCTCCTTGCAACAGGTGGTAAAGATGACGGTGTGACAGTGTTTGAATTTAACCCAGCGACAAAGCGCCTGACCTTCACCGACAGTATCAGTGACAATACAGCCTACACGCTGAATTCCGCCTCGGTGATGGTGCATGTGGAGAAGAATGGCAGGCATTTCGTTTATGTTTCCGGCAATGAAGATGACGGAATCACCCGCTTTACCCTGACATCCGATGGGGAGCTGGAGTTCGAGAACACGCCCGGGGCAGTGGTCCGTAACAGCCAGGATTCCCGATACACCATGGATGGTGGGCGGTCACTGACACTGGTGCAGTTCGACAATGCCGATTATCTGATCGCCGCCGGAAATAGCGATACCGGATACACGGTGTTTCGCATCGCTGACAATGGCGATCTGAATTTCGTCCGCGCCGTCACCGCGCCGGTAACCGGTGATAACGGACAATCTCTGTCACTTGGCAGTCTGTGGGGCGGAATCGCGGCTGAGGCAGGTGGGCAGACATATTTTGTCATTGGATCAGAGACGAATGACAGTCTGTTTGTCTATCGCATGGCATCGGACGGCGACGTGACCCTGACCGACACATTGACCGACACATCCAGCCTTGAACTGGACCATCCCCGCTTTGGCGATAGTTTTTCTATCGGCGGCCGGACCTTTCTGACGGTTGCCGCGGGGGGTGATGACGGATTTGGAATTTATGAACTTTCCGCCGCCGGCAGGCTGTCTGTCATTTCAAGCATTCGCGACAGCGCAAGGCTTGAACTGGATAGTGCCTGGGACAGCAAGGCTTTCACCCTTGACGGCCAGACGTTCATCGTAACCACCGGACATAACGATGACGGCTTTTCGATCTTTCTGGTACAGGATGACGGCACGCCGCGATTCCTGCGATCCGTCGCCGACAATAACGCGCGTCAGCTTGACAGAACCGAACATGTGTTTTTCACCCGCGCCGATGATGGTGATCTGGTGATGGCCGTAGCTGGTTGGCGTGATCACGGCATCTCGCTGTTCGAGATTGATCTGGACGATCCCGATGCGGCGAACCCGCTATTGACCCCGATGCCCGAGATGTGA
- a CDS encoding branched-chain amino acid ABC transporter permease has product MNSLTALQRNLLIALLFLSVMAILPLIVTQRYFLSQIIVFMIWASVAVQWNVLIGHAGVFSLAQMLIFAIGAYGLAMLNSYFDISPWAAMPLAGLIAALCAAFIGLACLRLGTAYVALLTFAISYMVFVLIITEATCYTNVGGGCQRFFGGTTGFSRLDDLGFRKLLRGQWMVGNFYVVLGVLAASLIAAISVIHGRLGLAFLALSDSRTYAISRGLNRTKFQLLAFVITAFFTGLTGAAYAAHFKSAGPSLFDFSLLMFVLAMVIVGGLKSTWGPLVGAAVMMVVVELAKDYGDIRNMIVGLVLVVFVVLLPSGFAGFSRKLLKRLTTSQN; this is encoded by the coding sequence ATGAACAGCCTGACCGCCTTGCAACGGAATCTGCTGATAGCATTGCTGTTCTTGTCTGTCATGGCCATCCTGCCGCTGATCGTCACACAACGTTATTTTCTCAGCCAAATCATCGTCTTCATGATTTGGGCTTCGGTAGCCGTGCAATGGAACGTGCTCATCGGTCATGCAGGCGTGTTTTCGTTGGCACAGATGCTGATTTTCGCAATCGGTGCCTACGGGCTGGCAATGCTAAACAGCTATTTTGATATTTCGCCTTGGGCAGCTATGCCGCTCGCGGGGCTGATAGCGGCGCTATGCGCAGCTTTCATCGGGCTCGCCTGTCTGCGTCTTGGCACGGCTTATGTGGCGCTACTGACCTTTGCCATATCCTACATGGTTTTCGTTTTAATCATCACCGAGGCCACCTGCTACACCAATGTTGGCGGCGGTTGTCAGCGTTTCTTTGGCGGGACAACGGGATTTTCGCGGCTTGACGATCTGGGTTTCCGCAAGCTCTTGCGTGGGCAGTGGATGGTAGGAAATTTCTATGTGGTTCTTGGCGTGCTGGCCGCATCGCTAATCGCCGCAATCAGCGTTATCCACGGGCGGCTTGGACTGGCATTCCTTGCATTGAGTGACAGCCGCACCTACGCGATTTCTCGCGGATTGAACCGCACCAAATTTCAATTACTAGCCTTTGTAATCACCGCCTTTTTTACCGGCCTGACTGGTGCCGCCTATGCCGCGCATTTCAAAAGTGCGGGGCCCAGCCTTTTTGACTTCTCGCTGTTAATGTTCGTGCTGGCCATGGTCATTGTTGGCGGGCTCAAATCGACCTGGGGGCCATTGGTTGGGGCTGCGGTAATGATGGTGGTTGTCGAACTAGCCAAGGATTACGGCGATATTCGCAACATGATTGTCGGTCTTGTTCTTGTGGTCTTTGTGGTTCTATTGCCATCCGGATTTGCAGGGTTTTCGCGCAAACTTCTGAAACGCCTTACAACCTCACAAAATTGA